In a single window of the Papaver somniferum cultivar HN1 chromosome 8, ASM357369v1, whole genome shotgun sequence genome:
- the LOC113301372 gene encoding U-box domain-containing protein 33-like: MEQSSSREIETTENHQEMEEKIYVAVGKEVRESKSTLLWALKNSRGRKICLLHIHVPAQMIPIMGGKFPASQCKDEEVTAYRDLERQKMVKSLKEYVLLCASVGVRVEKMEIEIDNIERGIVELITRHDIKWLVMGASADKHYWKKMAMLRSKKAIFVCKQAQVSCHIWFICKGCLILTREVSTGESELQATSPEVVINETTGATELDGTRMRSLSEGREELARLANPVHNSFRRVQSDNFDTRGAIVRTSSSVNRTIAAASADEWREATRSKPSQVSGFTIWSLCEEVEPSVSNQLMRYPRNANGLLLPGGHESDVDSSDCSPQNEPVERRITEEMYDQLQHAMAETEDSKREAFEESTRRRKAERHAIDAMRQAKASERLYATEVKQRKDMEDILAKESLELKEMKNEQDDVVKELQTAQEQLSSLECKLNDSEHIGQELEDKIASAMNQLKTLKRERDEMQLERDEVFREADNFRKRREEEKIVSKSPEFFSEFSFTEIEEATQKLNASLMIGEGGYGCVYKGFLHNTEVAIKMLHATNLQGHSEFQQEVDVLSKVRHPNIVTLVGACPEAWALVYEYLPNGSLEDRLTCKDNTPPLLWQTRIQIASEICSALIYLHTKNPHSIIHGDLKPANVLLDANFVSKLGDFGICRLIPRSDSPSGSSTPFCRTHPKGTLVYMDPEFLGTGQLTAKSDVYSFGIVLLRLLTGRPAMGLVKEVEYALDNGNLSDVLDESAGNWPFIQAKQLAQLALSCCQMHRRNRPDLESEVMKVLEPLKDSSRDSTSSSWMGDEEQSQGPPSYFLCPILQQVMQDPQVAADGFTYEAGALKEWLDGGNETSPMTNLKLTHLNLVPNHSLRSAIQERQQQR, encoded by the exons ATGGAGCAGAGTAGTAGTAGAGAAATTGAAACCACAGAGAATCATCAAGAAATGGAAGAGAAAATATATGTAGCAGTTGGTAAAGAGGTTAGAGAAAGTAAATCAACTTTATTATGGGCATTAAAAAATTCTCGTGGAAGAAAAATTTGCTTACTTCATATTCATGTTCCTGCTCAAATGATTCCTATCA TGGGAGGGAAATTTCCGGCATCTCAATGTAAAGATGAGGAAGTTACGGCTTATCGAGATCTCGAAAGACAGAAGATGGTTAAGAGCTTGAAGGAATATGTTTTGCTTTGTGCTAGTGTTGGG GTGAGGGTAGAGAAAATGGAAATTGAAATTGACAATATTGAGAGAGGAATCGTTGAACTTATCACTCGGCATGACATTAAATGGCTTGTCATGGGAGCATCTGCAGACAAACACTATTGGAA AAAAATGGCAATGCTCAGGTCCAAGAAAGCAATCTTTGTGTGTAAACAAGCTCAAGTATCTTGCCATATATGGTTCATCTGCAAAGGGTGCCTTATCCTAACGAG GGAAGTTAGTACGGGTGAATCGGAGTTGCAAGCAACTTCACCAGAGGTAGTAATCAATGAAACCACTGGAGCTACCGAATTAGATGGTACAAGAATGAGATCTCTGTCAGAGGGTCGGGAGGAACTTGCGAGGCTCGCTAACCCTGTTCATAATTCATTTCGAAGAGTGCAATCTGACAATTTCGACACTCGTGGAGCAATTGTGAGAACATCGTCTTCCGTAAACAGAACGATTGCGGCAGCGTCTGCAGATGAATGGAGGGAAGCTACAAGGAGCAAGCCTTCTCAGGTTTCAGGGTTCACCATATGGTCTTTGTGCGAAGAAGTCGAACCTTCAGTTTCTAACCAATTGATGCGATATCCAAGGAATGCAAATGGATTGTTACTGCCAGGAGGGCATGAATCTGACGTGGATTCTAGTGATTGTTCTCCGCAGAATGAGCCA GTAGAAAGACGAATTACTGAAGAAATGTATGATCAACTACAACATGCAATGGCCGAGACGGAGGATTCAAAGAGAGAAGCATTTGAAGAGTCAACTAGGCGTCGGAAGGCCGAAAGACATGCCATTGATGCTATGCGTCAA GCTAAGGCATCAGAAAGATTATACGCCACTGAGGTGAAACAAAGGAAAGATATGGAGGATATTCTCGCAAAAGAGAGTCTAGAATTGAAGGAGATGAAGAATGAGCAAGATGATGTAGTAAAAGAACTTCAAACAGCTCAAGAGCAGTTATCGTCCCTAGAGTGCAAACTGAACGACTCCGAACACATTGGACAGGAGTTGGAAGATAAGATTGCCTCTGCTATGAATCAATTGAAAACTCTCAAGAGAGAGCGAGATGAGATGCAGTTAGAGCGTGACGAAGTGTTCAGAGAAGCTGACAATTTTAGGAAAAGGAGAGAGGAAGAGAAAATCGTCTCAAAAAGTCCAGAGTTCTTCTCTGAGTTCTCTTTCACTGAGATAGAGGAAGCAACTCAGAAACTCAACGCATCACTTATGATCGGTGAAGGAGGATATGGGTGTGTATATAAAGGATTTCTTCACAACACCGAGGTGGCTATAAAGATGTTGCACGCGACTAACTTACAAGGCCATTCAGAATTCCAACAAGAG GTTGACGTTCTAAGTAAGGTGAGACATCCTAATATCGTTACACTTGTTGGAGCCTGCCCGGAAGCCTGGGCACTTGTTTATGAATACCTTCCCAATGGCAGTCTCGAAGACCGACTTACCTGTAAGGACAATACCCCTCCACTCTTATGGCAAACCAGAATCCAAATTGCCAGCGAGATTTGTTCTGCCTTGATATATCTCCATACAAAGAACCCGCATAGCATCATTCATGGTGATCTCAAACCTGCCAATGTCCTTCTAGACGCCAATTTTGTAAGTAAACTTGGTGACTTTGGCATTTGCCGCTTAATCCCTCGGAGTGACTCCCCAAGCGGAAGCAGCACACCATTCTGTAGAACCCATCCAAAAGGAACACTTGTTTACATGGACCCTGAATTCCTAGGAACAGGTCAACTTACTGCAAAATCAGACGTGTATTCATTTGGAATTGTACTCCTTCGGCTTTTGACTGGGAGACCTGCAATGGGGTTAGTGAAGGAAGTAGAATATGCATTAGACAATGGAAATTTAAGCGACGTATTGGATGAATCAGCTGGCAATTGGCCATTTATACAGGCAAAACAGTTAGCTCAATTGGCATTAAGTTGTTGTCAAATGCACCGACGGAATAGGCCAGATCTTGAGTCAGAGGTAATGAAGGTGCTTGAACCTTTGAAGGATTCATCCAGGGATTCAACATCATCTTCTTGGATGGGAGATGAAGAGCAATCCCAAGGTCCTCCATCATACTTCCTTTGTCCCATTTTACAG CAAGTAATGCAAGATCCACAAGTAGCAGCTGATGGGTTCACTTATGAAGCCGGTGCGCTTAAAGAATGGTTAGATGGTGGCAATGAGACCTCGCCCATGACCAATCTTAAGCTCACCCACCTTAATCTCGTTCCGAATCACTCACTTCGGTCAGCAATACAAGAACGGCAGCAACAACGGTGA
- the LOC113304262 gene encoding uncharacterized protein LOC113304262 isoform X2, whose product MPAAKLRSSNNLDAMMFGQNLVKADETNVSLDTFIRQAIGKEPVLPYSRAADSPIQWIQFLSSLDPQDLSGWPLYPKVPMQKCDKCVREFCSPINYRRHIRLHRRSLKIEKDSTKIRDLMGAFWDKLSVDEAKDVISFDTVMLEGVPGSAVVRALASFIRKPGFFSLPQSYVKAGAALLDLIQGRPSRFPISSTELFSILHDASEKTFLCPGTATSMQKFMFDGEPGKIGFEMKNLIACTSFLVEQKLIKECLVEKDAEALRCQKLLVEEEEAAQRRQFELLERKRLKKLRQKEQKAKEQVEVEDVDLKEDSSISVEVSESTSISHTPELSIVRSASTDEGCDNADNAEKAEIDMAYETSNSNDPQDFDHQHVQQGNSQQQGDGQQHGNGRQRAVANRRSQRSEPNSFRTGHVVPVSKLGAIQKRGNYRDLKTTPLANKSQRVWTRKTKIENERIGSNAGVRDTRDKQDLGGSRDLLIGSIPVTLAECSTSSQIKVDQCTLDHQPGQRNISSSSIQEKSVKIELVQSGTNKSKTKHWRPVGRRERRKREKIESVGESSNLIDDSCIPRNNSDGCSGLEGARSSEATEELHSTGKKLFSSHEVKAFLAQRWKEAITSDHVKLVLSPETELPECVENQDVQVTAHIPSESCNRSILGSAENRLAGTNGPERAKNGTSKHAKFKAKPERGYKLKRIPEQRNSS is encoded by the exons ATGCCTGCAGCAAAATTAAGGTCCAGTAACAATCTAGATGCAATGATGTTTGGACAGAATCTCGTGAAGGCAGATGAAACAAATGTCTCTCTTGATACTTTCATTAGACAAGCAATAGGGAAAGAACCTGTTCTTCCTTATTCTAGGGCGGCTGACAGCCCAATCCAGTGGATTCAGTTCCTTAGCTCTTTAGACCCACAAG ATCTCTCTGGGTGGCCATTGTATCCGAAGGTTCCGATGCAGAAGTGCGATAAGTGTGTTCGAGAATTTTGTTCGCCCATTAACTATCGAAGACATATACGTCTGCACCGTCGGTCTTTGAAGATTGAAAAG GACTCTACTAAGATTAGGGATCTCATGGGAGCATTTTGGGATAAG CTGTCTGTGGATGAGGCTAAGGATGTTATATCATTTGATACTGTGATGTTGGAG GGAGTTCCTGGATCTGCAGTTGTAAGGGCATTGGCATCGTTTATCCGTAAACCGGGGTTTTTCTCACTGCCTCAGAGTTATGTCAAGGCTGGTGCTGCTCTATTG GATCTCATTCAAGGAAGGCCTTCGAGGTTTCCTATATCCTCTACTGAATTATTCAGTATCCTTCATGATGCCAGCGAGAAGACATTCTTGTGTCCTGGCACAGCTACATCAATGCAAAAATTTATGTTTGATGGTGAACCTGGGAAGATTGGATTCGAAATGAAGAATCTAATCGCTTGCACTAGTTTCTTAGTCGAGCAAAAACTG ATTAAGGAATGCCTTGTCGAGAAAGATGCAGAAGCTCTAAGGTGTCAAAAGTTGCTTGTAGAGGAGGAAGAAGCTGCTCAGAGAAG ACAGTTTGAACTCTTGGAAAGAAAAAGGCTAAAGAAGCTtaggcaaaaagagcagaaagcAAAGGAGCAAGTCGAAGTAGAAGACGTAGATCTAAAAGAAGATTCCTCAATTTCTGTTGAGGTTTCAGAATCTACGTCCATCTCTCATACTCCTGAACTTTCTATAGTTCGATCTGCAAGCACAGATGAAGGATGTGATAATGCTGATAATGCAGAGAAGGCAGAAATTGACATGGCTTATGAAACTTCCAACTCTAACGATCCTCAGGACTTTGACCACCAACATGTACAGCAAGGAAACAGTCAACAGCAAGGAGATGGTCAACAGCATGGAAATGGTCGACAGCGTGCAGTTGCTAATCGACGTTCACAACGCAGTGAACCAAATAGCTTCCGCACAGGTCATGTCGTTCCAGTTTCTAAGTTGGGAGCTATTCAGAAACGTGGGAACTACAGAGACCTTAAGACAACTCCTCTGGCCAACAAAAGCCAAAGAGTATGGACCAGGAAAACCAAAATTGAGAATGAGAGAATAGGTTCGAATGCTGGAGTAAGAGACACGAGAGATAAACAAGATCTAGGTGGCAGTAGGGATTTGTTGATAGGTTCAATCCCCGTAACACTTGCGGAGTGTAGTACCAGCAGTCAGATTAAGGTCGATCAATGCACCTTGGATCACCAACCAGGTCAACGGAACATTAGCAGTAGCAGTATACAAGAAAAATCAGTAAAGATCGAGCTTGTTCAAAGTGGGACTAATAAATCGAAGACAAAGCATTGGAGGCCTGTGGGGAGACGTGAaagaaggaaaagagaaaaaattgAATCTGTAGGAGAATCTTCAAATCTGATAGATGACAGTTGTATACCTCGCAATAATTCTGATGGGTGCAGTGGTTTGGAAGGGGCACGTTCTTCAGAAGCTACAGAGGAATTACACTCAACAGGGAAAAAACTATTTTCCAGCCACGAAGTCAAGGCTTTCCTCGCTCAGA GATGGAAGGAAGCTATCACTTCAGATCATGTGAAGTTGGTCCTGTCTCCAGAAACAGAACTGCCAGAGTGCGTTGAGAACCAGGATGTTCAAGTAACTGCACATATACCATCAGAGAGTTGCAATCGCAGTATTCTCGGCAGTGCAGAGAATAGATTAGCAGGTACTAATGGTCCTGAACGTGCGAAAAATGGTACCTCTAAACATGCCAAGTTTAAAGCAAAGCCTGAAAGAGGTTATAAACTAAAGCGCATCCCCGAAcaaagaaatagttcatga
- the LOC113304262 gene encoding uncharacterized protein LOC113304262 isoform X1, which produces MPAAKLRSSNNLDAMMFGQNLVKADETNVSLDTFIRQAIGKEPVLPYSRAADSPIQWIQFLSSLDPQADLSGWPLYPKVPMQKCDKCVREFCSPINYRRHIRLHRRSLKIEKDSTKIRDLMGAFWDKLSVDEAKDVISFDTVMLEGVPGSAVVRALASFIRKPGFFSLPQSYVKAGAALLDLIQGRPSRFPISSTELFSILHDASEKTFLCPGTATSMQKFMFDGEPGKIGFEMKNLIACTSFLVEQKLIKECLVEKDAEALRCQKLLVEEEEAAQRRQFELLERKRLKKLRQKEQKAKEQVEVEDVDLKEDSSISVEVSESTSISHTPELSIVRSASTDEGCDNADNAEKAEIDMAYETSNSNDPQDFDHQHVQQGNSQQQGDGQQHGNGRQRAVANRRSQRSEPNSFRTGHVVPVSKLGAIQKRGNYRDLKTTPLANKSQRVWTRKTKIENERIGSNAGVRDTRDKQDLGGSRDLLIGSIPVTLAECSTSSQIKVDQCTLDHQPGQRNISSSSIQEKSVKIELVQSGTNKSKTKHWRPVGRRERRKREKIESVGESSNLIDDSCIPRNNSDGCSGLEGARSSEATEELHSTGKKLFSSHEVKAFLAQRWKEAITSDHVKLVLSPETELPECVENQDVQVTAHIPSESCNRSILGSAENRLAGTNGPERAKNGTSKHAKFKAKPERGYKLKRIPEQRNSS; this is translated from the exons ATGCCTGCAGCAAAATTAAGGTCCAGTAACAATCTAGATGCAATGATGTTTGGACAGAATCTCGTGAAGGCAGATGAAACAAATGTCTCTCTTGATACTTTCATTAGACAAGCAATAGGGAAAGAACCTGTTCTTCCTTATTCTAGGGCGGCTGACAGCCCAATCCAGTGGATTCAGTTCCTTAGCTCTTTAGACCCACAAG CAGATCTCTCTGGGTGGCCATTGTATCCGAAGGTTCCGATGCAGAAGTGCGATAAGTGTGTTCGAGAATTTTGTTCGCCCATTAACTATCGAAGACATATACGTCTGCACCGTCGGTCTTTGAAGATTGAAAAG GACTCTACTAAGATTAGGGATCTCATGGGAGCATTTTGGGATAAG CTGTCTGTGGATGAGGCTAAGGATGTTATATCATTTGATACTGTGATGTTGGAG GGAGTTCCTGGATCTGCAGTTGTAAGGGCATTGGCATCGTTTATCCGTAAACCGGGGTTTTTCTCACTGCCTCAGAGTTATGTCAAGGCTGGTGCTGCTCTATTG GATCTCATTCAAGGAAGGCCTTCGAGGTTTCCTATATCCTCTACTGAATTATTCAGTATCCTTCATGATGCCAGCGAGAAGACATTCTTGTGTCCTGGCACAGCTACATCAATGCAAAAATTTATGTTTGATGGTGAACCTGGGAAGATTGGATTCGAAATGAAGAATCTAATCGCTTGCACTAGTTTCTTAGTCGAGCAAAAACTG ATTAAGGAATGCCTTGTCGAGAAAGATGCAGAAGCTCTAAGGTGTCAAAAGTTGCTTGTAGAGGAGGAAGAAGCTGCTCAGAGAAG ACAGTTTGAACTCTTGGAAAGAAAAAGGCTAAAGAAGCTtaggcaaaaagagcagaaagcAAAGGAGCAAGTCGAAGTAGAAGACGTAGATCTAAAAGAAGATTCCTCAATTTCTGTTGAGGTTTCAGAATCTACGTCCATCTCTCATACTCCTGAACTTTCTATAGTTCGATCTGCAAGCACAGATGAAGGATGTGATAATGCTGATAATGCAGAGAAGGCAGAAATTGACATGGCTTATGAAACTTCCAACTCTAACGATCCTCAGGACTTTGACCACCAACATGTACAGCAAGGAAACAGTCAACAGCAAGGAGATGGTCAACAGCATGGAAATGGTCGACAGCGTGCAGTTGCTAATCGACGTTCACAACGCAGTGAACCAAATAGCTTCCGCACAGGTCATGTCGTTCCAGTTTCTAAGTTGGGAGCTATTCAGAAACGTGGGAACTACAGAGACCTTAAGACAACTCCTCTGGCCAACAAAAGCCAAAGAGTATGGACCAGGAAAACCAAAATTGAGAATGAGAGAATAGGTTCGAATGCTGGAGTAAGAGACACGAGAGATAAACAAGATCTAGGTGGCAGTAGGGATTTGTTGATAGGTTCAATCCCCGTAACACTTGCGGAGTGTAGTACCAGCAGTCAGATTAAGGTCGATCAATGCACCTTGGATCACCAACCAGGTCAACGGAACATTAGCAGTAGCAGTATACAAGAAAAATCAGTAAAGATCGAGCTTGTTCAAAGTGGGACTAATAAATCGAAGACAAAGCATTGGAGGCCTGTGGGGAGACGTGAaagaaggaaaagagaaaaaattgAATCTGTAGGAGAATCTTCAAATCTGATAGATGACAGTTGTATACCTCGCAATAATTCTGATGGGTGCAGTGGTTTGGAAGGGGCACGTTCTTCAGAAGCTACAGAGGAATTACACTCAACAGGGAAAAAACTATTTTCCAGCCACGAAGTCAAGGCTTTCCTCGCTCAGA GATGGAAGGAAGCTATCACTTCAGATCATGTGAAGTTGGTCCTGTCTCCAGAAACAGAACTGCCAGAGTGCGTTGAGAACCAGGATGTTCAAGTAACTGCACATATACCATCAGAGAGTTGCAATCGCAGTATTCTCGGCAGTGCAGAGAATAGATTAGCAGGTACTAATGGTCCTGAACGTGCGAAAAATGGTACCTCTAAACATGCCAAGTTTAAAGCAAAGCCTGAAAGAGGTTATAAACTAAAGCGCATCCCCGAAcaaagaaatagttcatga
- the LOC113304262 gene encoding uncharacterized protein LOC113304262 isoform X3 → MMFGQNLVKADETNVSLDTFIRQAIGKEPVLPYSRAADSPIQWIQFLSSLDPQADLSGWPLYPKVPMQKCDKCVREFCSPINYRRHIRLHRRSLKIEKDSTKIRDLMGAFWDKLSVDEAKDVISFDTVMLEGVPGSAVVRALASFIRKPGFFSLPQSYVKAGAALLDLIQGRPSRFPISSTELFSILHDASEKTFLCPGTATSMQKFMFDGEPGKIGFEMKNLIACTSFLVEQKLIKECLVEKDAEALRCQKLLVEEEEAAQRRQFELLERKRLKKLRQKEQKAKEQVEVEDVDLKEDSSISVEVSESTSISHTPELSIVRSASTDEGCDNADNAEKAEIDMAYETSNSNDPQDFDHQHVQQGNSQQQGDGQQHGNGRQRAVANRRSQRSEPNSFRTGHVVPVSKLGAIQKRGNYRDLKTTPLANKSQRVWTRKTKIENERIGSNAGVRDTRDKQDLGGSRDLLIGSIPVTLAECSTSSQIKVDQCTLDHQPGQRNISSSSIQEKSVKIELVQSGTNKSKTKHWRPVGRRERRKREKIESVGESSNLIDDSCIPRNNSDGCSGLEGARSSEATEELHSTGKKLFSSHEVKAFLAQRWKEAITSDHVKLVLSPETELPECVENQDVQVTAHIPSESCNRSILGSAENRLAGTNGPERAKNGTSKHAKFKAKPERGYKLKRIPEQRNSS, encoded by the exons ATGATGTTTGGACAGAATCTCGTGAAGGCAGATGAAACAAATGTCTCTCTTGATACTTTCATTAGACAAGCAATAGGGAAAGAACCTGTTCTTCCTTATTCTAGGGCGGCTGACAGCCCAATCCAGTGGATTCAGTTCCTTAGCTCTTTAGACCCACAAG CAGATCTCTCTGGGTGGCCATTGTATCCGAAGGTTCCGATGCAGAAGTGCGATAAGTGTGTTCGAGAATTTTGTTCGCCCATTAACTATCGAAGACATATACGTCTGCACCGTCGGTCTTTGAAGATTGAAAAG GACTCTACTAAGATTAGGGATCTCATGGGAGCATTTTGGGATAAG CTGTCTGTGGATGAGGCTAAGGATGTTATATCATTTGATACTGTGATGTTGGAG GGAGTTCCTGGATCTGCAGTTGTAAGGGCATTGGCATCGTTTATCCGTAAACCGGGGTTTTTCTCACTGCCTCAGAGTTATGTCAAGGCTGGTGCTGCTCTATTG GATCTCATTCAAGGAAGGCCTTCGAGGTTTCCTATATCCTCTACTGAATTATTCAGTATCCTTCATGATGCCAGCGAGAAGACATTCTTGTGTCCTGGCACAGCTACATCAATGCAAAAATTTATGTTTGATGGTGAACCTGGGAAGATTGGATTCGAAATGAAGAATCTAATCGCTTGCACTAGTTTCTTAGTCGAGCAAAAACTG ATTAAGGAATGCCTTGTCGAGAAAGATGCAGAAGCTCTAAGGTGTCAAAAGTTGCTTGTAGAGGAGGAAGAAGCTGCTCAGAGAAG ACAGTTTGAACTCTTGGAAAGAAAAAGGCTAAAGAAGCTtaggcaaaaagagcagaaagcAAAGGAGCAAGTCGAAGTAGAAGACGTAGATCTAAAAGAAGATTCCTCAATTTCTGTTGAGGTTTCAGAATCTACGTCCATCTCTCATACTCCTGAACTTTCTATAGTTCGATCTGCAAGCACAGATGAAGGATGTGATAATGCTGATAATGCAGAGAAGGCAGAAATTGACATGGCTTATGAAACTTCCAACTCTAACGATCCTCAGGACTTTGACCACCAACATGTACAGCAAGGAAACAGTCAACAGCAAGGAGATGGTCAACAGCATGGAAATGGTCGACAGCGTGCAGTTGCTAATCGACGTTCACAACGCAGTGAACCAAATAGCTTCCGCACAGGTCATGTCGTTCCAGTTTCTAAGTTGGGAGCTATTCAGAAACGTGGGAACTACAGAGACCTTAAGACAACTCCTCTGGCCAACAAAAGCCAAAGAGTATGGACCAGGAAAACCAAAATTGAGAATGAGAGAATAGGTTCGAATGCTGGAGTAAGAGACACGAGAGATAAACAAGATCTAGGTGGCAGTAGGGATTTGTTGATAGGTTCAATCCCCGTAACACTTGCGGAGTGTAGTACCAGCAGTCAGATTAAGGTCGATCAATGCACCTTGGATCACCAACCAGGTCAACGGAACATTAGCAGTAGCAGTATACAAGAAAAATCAGTAAAGATCGAGCTTGTTCAAAGTGGGACTAATAAATCGAAGACAAAGCATTGGAGGCCTGTGGGGAGACGTGAaagaaggaaaagagaaaaaattgAATCTGTAGGAGAATCTTCAAATCTGATAGATGACAGTTGTATACCTCGCAATAATTCTGATGGGTGCAGTGGTTTGGAAGGGGCACGTTCTTCAGAAGCTACAGAGGAATTACACTCAACAGGGAAAAAACTATTTTCCAGCCACGAAGTCAAGGCTTTCCTCGCTCAGA GATGGAAGGAAGCTATCACTTCAGATCATGTGAAGTTGGTCCTGTCTCCAGAAACAGAACTGCCAGAGTGCGTTGAGAACCAGGATGTTCAAGTAACTGCACATATACCATCAGAGAGTTGCAATCGCAGTATTCTCGGCAGTGCAGAGAATAGATTAGCAGGTACTAATGGTCCTGAACGTGCGAAAAATGGTACCTCTAAACATGCCAAGTTTAAAGCAAAGCCTGAAAGAGGTTATAAACTAAAGCGCATCCCCGAAcaaagaaatagttcatga
- the LOC113302032 gene encoding uncharacterized protein LOC113302032, whose protein sequence is MSGGLGSTCIDEDIRAPKSKESETQNLQMNSTLPAKPPKTHRGILSLRQLNALAIAIVLSATGMVSIQDIAFVVSSIFYMLFLSKFAFPLSPPSTENTPIFSPAKNKILAVYVSVGALIGLLLPIVYIFHGIYEGDKEGIKAAVPHVFLLSSQVFMEGFAFSNRFSIPIRVFVPVFYNAMRILTIMDWLKAEIFKENEGFGKGSEWRLYVGRGLGVANMVFWSFNLFGFLLPIYLPRAFKRYYGAKEGQD, encoded by the coding sequence ATGTCAGGAGGGTTAGGATCAACATGTATAGATGAAGACATTAGAGCTCCAAAATCAAAAGAATCAGAAACACAAAATCTTCAAATGAATTCAACCTTACCAGCAAAACCACCAAAAACCCATAGAGGAATCTTATCACTCAGGCAACTAAATGCATTAGCAATAGCAATAGTCCTCTCAGCAACAGGCATGGTAAGCATACAAGACATCGCTTTCGTAGTATCCTCAATATTCTACATGCTTTTCTTATCAAAATTTGCATTTCCTTTATCACCGCCTTCCACTGAAAACACACCAATATTCTCACCGGCGAAAAACAAGATCTTAGCCGTTTATGTATCCGTTGGTGCACTTATTGGTTTACTGTTGCCGATTGTGTACATCTTTCATGGGATTTATGAGGGTGATAAAGAAGGAATCAAAGCAGCTGTACCACATGTATTTCTTTTGTCTAGTCAGGTTTTTATGGAAGGGTTTGCGTTCTCGAACCGGTTTTCGATACCCATTCGAGTTTTTGTACCTGTTTTTTATAACGCTATGAGGATTTTGACGATTATGGATTGGTTGAAAGCTGAGATATTTAAAGAAAATGAAGGGTTTGGTAAAGGGTCTGAATGGAGGTTGTATGTTGGCAGAGGTCTTGGTGTTGCTAATATGGTGTTTTGGAGTTTTAATTTGTTTGGGTTCTTGTTGCCTATTTATTTGCCTAGGGCTTTCAAGAGATACTATGGAGCTAAGGAAGGTCAGGATTAA